The Sphingomonas sanxanigenens DSM 19645 = NX02 genome includes a region encoding these proteins:
- a CDS encoding response regulator encodes MTSEQAVNIVMIEDDEGHARLIEKNIRRAGISNPIKHFLDGTSALHFLYEDPSGPVHNGPALILLDLNLPDMSGIDILAKVKGDGPLKRAPVVVLTTTDDKLEIQRCYDLGCNVYITKPVNYESFADAIRQLGLFLSVIQVPEIVED; translated from the coding sequence ATGACCAGTGAGCAAGCCGTCAACATCGTCATGATCGAGGACGATGAGGGGCATGCCCGCCTGATCGAGAAGAATATCCGCCGTGCGGGTATCTCCAATCCGATCAAGCATTTCCTCGATGGCACCTCTGCGCTGCATTTCCTCTACGAGGATCCGAGCGGCCCGGTCCACAACGGCCCCGCGCTGATCCTGCTCGATCTCAACCTGCCCGACATGAGCGGCATCGACATCCTGGCGAAGGTCAAGGGCGATGGTCCGCTGAAGCGCGCGCCGGTGGTGGTGCTGACCACGACCGACGACAAGCTGGAAATCCAGCGCTGCTACGATCTGGGCTGCAACGTCTACATCACCAAACCGGTGAACTATGAGAGCTTCGCGGATGCGATCCGTCAGCTCGGCCTGTTCCTCTCGGTGATCCAGGTACCGGAAATCGTCGAGGACTGA
- a CDS encoding ATP-binding protein gives MTELDQQEAISERRFARRVLLMMVAGFAALLLAGVAAALVLLRTQEQTQWVNHSFDVERQIARIRLSVEEMRTARRGEVLRIRVAPSASYAAAAARLDREIDFAAHLTADNPRQQGNIAELRRLADHMDSLFKRSLRPGQRGSAADEAERQAAAQAVVKRADRMLDAERLLFEERDGDRRESTEILYGVLALAAILVIVTGIGSLTIVRRYTRTLVASRNALAELNDNLEDAVAERTVDLQRANDEIQRFAYIVSHDLRSPLVNVMGFTAELDASIKPMRALLDQVDAQAPAIDTGEARQAVDEDLPEAIGFIRTSTQKMDRLINAILRLSREGRRTISPERVDMDALVHGIVDGLRHRIDELGVTVEVAPDLPDVVSDRLAIEQILSNLIENAVKYLKPGRPGLIRITGQAKHGRAMIDVVDNGRGIEKRDHDRIFDLFRRSGVQDQQGEGIGLAHVRALAYRLGGTIGVESEFGEGSTFTLNIPVIFVSDRGPRP, from the coding sequence GTGACGGAGTTGGATCAGCAGGAAGCCATATCGGAACGGCGGTTCGCGCGGCGCGTGCTGTTGATGATGGTCGCCGGCTTCGCCGCGCTGCTGCTTGCCGGCGTTGCAGCCGCCCTCGTGCTGCTGCGCACGCAGGAACAGACCCAATGGGTCAACCACAGTTTCGACGTCGAACGGCAGATCGCCCGGATCCGGCTCTCGGTGGAGGAAATGCGCACCGCGCGGCGCGGCGAAGTGCTGCGCATCAGGGTGGCTCCCTCCGCGAGCTATGCCGCCGCTGCGGCCCGGCTCGATCGGGAAATCGACTTTGCCGCACACCTCACGGCAGACAATCCCCGTCAGCAAGGCAACATCGCCGAACTGCGACGGCTGGCCGATCACATGGACAGCCTCTTCAAGCGATCGCTGCGCCCCGGCCAGCGCGGGTCCGCGGCTGACGAAGCCGAGCGTCAGGCGGCCGCGCAGGCAGTTGTCAAACGGGCGGATCGGATGCTGGACGCCGAGCGCCTCCTCTTCGAAGAGCGCGATGGCGATCGCCGCGAGAGCACGGAAATTCTCTATGGCGTGCTGGCGCTTGCCGCGATCCTCGTCATCGTCACCGGCATCGGTTCGCTGACGATCGTGCGGCGTTATACGCGTACGCTCGTCGCGTCGCGCAACGCGCTCGCCGAACTCAACGACAATCTGGAAGATGCGGTTGCCGAGCGCACCGTGGACCTCCAGCGCGCCAATGACGAGATTCAGCGCTTCGCCTATATCGTTTCGCACGATCTGCGCTCGCCGCTGGTCAATGTGATGGGCTTCACCGCCGAACTCGACGCCTCGATCAAGCCGATGCGCGCGCTGCTCGATCAGGTGGATGCCCAGGCGCCCGCGATCGACACCGGTGAGGCGCGGCAGGCGGTGGACGAGGATCTGCCCGAGGCGATCGGTTTCATCCGTACCTCGACGCAGAAGATGGACCGGCTGATCAATGCGATCCTGCGCCTGTCGCGTGAGGGCCGCCGGACGATCTCGCCCGAGCGGGTGGACATGGATGCGCTCGTCCACGGCATTGTCGATGGTCTGCGTCACCGCATCGACGAACTCGGCGTGACGGTGGAGGTTGCGCCGGATCTGCCGGATGTCGTCAGCGATCGCCTTGCGATCGAACAGATATTGTCGAACCTCATCGAGAATGCCGTCAAATATCTCAAGCCCGGCCGACCCGGTTTGATCCGGATCACTGGCCAAGCCAAGCATGGCCGCGCTATGATCGATGTCGTGGACAATGGCCGTGGCATCGAGAAGCGCGACCATGACCGCATCTTCGATCTGTTCCGCCGTTCCGGGGTGCAGGATCAGCAGGGCGAGGGCATCGGCCTCGCGCATGTGCGTGCGCTCGCCTATCGGTTGGGCGGGACGATCGGGGTGGAATCTGAGTTCGGCGAAGGCTCGACCTTCACGCTCAACATTCCAGTGATTTTTGTGAGTGACAGGGGGCCCAGGCCATGA
- a CDS encoding M23 family metallopeptidase → MRAPPSGKATRPRWLPLLCGALVLLLVVQLVSRMRFVPARPDAPGAAPPKPAASRNAPAAARRLPVDLGGPMAVPVAGVRREGLYDSFTEARSGGRIHDAIDILAPEGTPVVAATAGRVEKLFVSDLGGNTVYIRTPDRRWILYYAHLSGYAAGLREGAMVKRGAPIGTVGSTGNADPAAPHLHFAIHHARPDEPWYQGVAVNPYPLLKRRR, encoded by the coding sequence ATGCGCGCACCGCCTTCCGGTAAGGCAACCCGCCCGCGCTGGCTGCCGCTGCTATGCGGGGCGCTGGTGCTGCTGCTTGTCGTTCAGCTGGTCTCCCGGATGCGCTTCGTGCCCGCGCGGCCCGACGCGCCCGGCGCGGCGCCGCCCAAGCCGGCCGCCTCCCGCAATGCGCCGGCGGCCGCGCGGCGGTTGCCGGTCGATCTCGGTGGTCCGATGGCCGTCCCCGTCGCGGGCGTGCGTCGTGAGGGGCTATATGACAGCTTTACAGAGGCGCGGTCAGGCGGACGGATCCACGACGCAATCGATATCCTCGCGCCGGAAGGAACGCCCGTCGTTGCAGCCACCGCCGGGCGGGTCGAAAAGTTGTTCGTCAGCGATCTTGGCGGCAACACCGTGTATATCCGCACGCCAGATCGGCGATGGATTCTCTATTACGCGCATCTTTCGGGCTACGCGGCAGGCCTGCGCGAAGGCGCCATGGTGAAGCGCGGCGCCCCGATCGGAACGGTTGGCTCTACAGGCAATGCCGATCCGGCGGCGCCGCACCTGCACTTCGCGATTCACCATGCGCGGCCGGATGAGCCCTGGTATCAGGGCGTTGCGGTCAATCCATATCCGTTGCTGAAGCGCCGTCGATAG
- a CDS encoding L,D-transpeptidase family protein has product MKACIPLIALVLLSACEVSVKESEDGGNAAAATPAAAAPNPGTALLFADAPADASRAPGGQADLPALQLQVVLDRLGISPGVIDGKEGASLTLALRGFQASRGLTETGTLDDATRSALAAWKDVPATRMVRIPAAFAAGPFVPDLPRETSAQADFAQLGYRSLMEALAERFHTTPETLVALNGPTTKVGAGRVIQVPNVADIDPAALGEDDRGWNRTLLTLAVAPEQPSATRIVVDKSEGVLRAYGEDDKLLMQAPATMGSEHDPLPIGSWKVNGVSRNPDFHYNPKLFWDVSDHKEDKLLKPGPNSPVGVVWIDLSKEHYGIHGTSEPRTIGRTESHGCVRLTNWDVARLAQMVKGGITVIFQA; this is encoded by the coding sequence TTGAAGGCTTGTATTCCCCTGATCGCCCTCGTGCTGCTTTCCGCCTGCGAGGTGTCGGTGAAGGAATCCGAAGACGGCGGCAATGCGGCTGCAGCGACACCCGCCGCGGCGGCGCCGAACCCCGGCACCGCGCTGCTGTTTGCCGACGCGCCGGCCGATGCCTCGCGGGCGCCGGGTGGGCAGGCCGATCTGCCGGCATTGCAGCTCCAGGTGGTGCTCGACCGTCTCGGCATCTCGCCGGGCGTGATCGACGGCAAGGAGGGCGCCAGCCTGACGCTGGCCTTGCGCGGTTTCCAGGCATCGCGCGGTCTTACCGAGACGGGCACGCTCGACGACGCGACCCGATCTGCGCTGGCGGCGTGGAAGGATGTCCCGGCCACGCGGATGGTGCGCATCCCGGCCGCTTTCGCCGCCGGACCGTTCGTGCCGGACCTGCCGCGCGAAACATCGGCGCAGGCCGATTTCGCGCAGCTCGGCTATCGCAGCCTGATGGAGGCATTGGCCGAGCGTTTCCATACCACGCCCGAAACGCTGGTCGCGCTCAACGGCCCGACGACGAAGGTGGGCGCGGGGCGGGTGATCCAGGTGCCCAATGTCGCTGATATCGATCCGGCGGCGCTGGGTGAGGACGATCGCGGCTGGAACCGCACCCTGCTGACACTGGCGGTGGCCCCGGAGCAGCCGAGCGCGACGCGCATCGTCGTCGACAAGTCCGAGGGCGTGCTGCGCGCCTATGGCGAAGATGACAAGCTGCTGATGCAGGCCCCTGCGACGATGGGCAGTGAGCATGATCCGCTGCCGATCGGCTCGTGGAAGGTCAATGGCGTCAGCCGCAATCCCGACTTCCACTACAATCCCAAGCTGTTCTGGGACGTGAGCGATCATAAGGAGGATAAATTGCTCAAGCCGGGGCCCAACAGCCCGGTCGGGGTTGTGTGGATCGATCTGTCGAAGGAGCATTATGGCATCCACGGCACCAGCGAGCCGCGGACCATCGGCCGGACGGAAAGCCACGGCTGCGTGCGCCTTACGAACTGGGATGTCGCCCGCCTCGCCCAGATGGTGAAGGGCGGCATCACGGTCATCTTCCAGGCTTGA